The Microbaculum marinisediminis sequence TAGCGTTCCGCTCTCCCGGTTTTCCAGGATCCGCTCCACCACGAAACGGGCCTGGTCGGTCTCGTCGCGAACGCAGACGATCGACGGGCGGTCGCCACTGCCGCGTTGCGACCAGAGATTCTTTGTGAAGCGCTCTTCGGCAAGATCGATCACGGCATTGGCGGCGGCGAGGATCGGTCGGGTCGAGCGGTAGTTCTGCTCGAGCGTCACCAGGCGCGCGGGCGGGGTGAAGTGACCCGGAAAGTCGAGGATGTTGCGCACGTCCGCGGATCGGAACGAATAGATCGACTGGGCATCGTCGCCGACGACCGTGAGGCCGCTGCCCTCGGGCTTCAGCGCGAGCAGGATCGATGCCTGCAGGCCGTTCGTGTCCTGGTACTCGTCGACAAGCACGTGGTCGAAGCGCGCGCCGATGTCGGCGGCCAGCTCCGGCACGGTCATCATCTGCGCCCACCACAACAGCAGGTCGTCGTAGTCGAGAACGCCCTGCGCCTGCTTGGCCTCGACATAGGCGGCGAACAGAGCCTGCAGCTCCTCCTGCCACGAGGCGCACCAGGGAAAATACCGCACGACGATCTCGTCGAGTCCCGCCTTGGCGTTGACGGTGCGCGAGTAGATCGCGAGGCAGGTCGCCTTCGCCGGAAACCGCTTCTCGGTCCTGGAAAACCCCATCTCGTGGCGGACCAGGTTCATCAGGTCGGCGGAGTCGCTGCGGTCGTGGATGGTGAAGGCCGGGTCGAGCCCAATGGTGTGGGCGTACTCGCGCAGCAGCCTGGCGCCGACGCCATGGAAGGTGCCGGCCCACTCGAGGCCGCCGGCAAGCGCTGCGGCGTTCGCTCCCAGGGCCTTCGCGGCGATCGCCTCGGCACGGCGCGTCATCTCGGCGGCGGCGCGGCGGGTGAAGGTCATCAGCAGGATCCGGCGCGGATCGGTGCCGCGGACCAGAAGGTGCGCCACGCGGTGGGCCAGGGTGTTGGTCTTGCCCGAGCCCGCACCGGCGATAACCAGCAATGGCCCCGGGATCGCGGAGGCGTCCTGTCCGTGCTCGACCGCACGACGCTGATCCGGATTCAATCCATCCAGATAGTCGATGTGCGCGATCGGGGCCGAATCACTTGCCGGTGACATGCTTGCCAGCAAGCACGGGCCGGCGGGTTTCCGCAATTGCCTTCGCATGGGCGGCGCCGGTTCGAACGGATCGCCCGGGCCTGCGAGGCAGCGGGCAGCTTGACCGCCGTTTGCGTCAAGACGCCGGACTACAAAGCCCACACTGTAGGTCGACCTAGCGCCGCGGCGCTGCCGAGTACCCCGCGGAGGACACCGTCTCGAACAAGTTCGCGATGCTCGGAAGCGGCGCCTCGACTCCCTTGGGGTCGCACCCGAACACCGCGCGATACCAGACGAAACTCAGAACCCTGGCGAACTGATCGCGATCCCTGGTCAGGGGCTCCAGAAGCGGGGTCCTGTAGATATAGGCCTCGCGGAGAATTTCATCCGCCATCGCGATGACGATGCGGACAGCGAGCACGGCGGACGGATCGTTTCCAACCGAACCGCTCGCGCCGGTTCGCTGGACGAGATCGCGGAGGATCGCGCGCGCCCAACGATGGTTCAGGAAGTCGCGTTCGCGGGCCATCTCCGGCTTGTCCCGCATCAGCGCTTCCTTCCCGGCGAGCAGGACCGCGTTGCGCCAGTAACAGTCCACGTAGAAGAGATTCATCCGGTAGATCGCGTCGAATGGCGGGAGGGCCTTGCCTCCCCGCGG is a genomic window containing:
- a CDS encoding ATP-dependent helicase, which codes for MSPASDSAPIAHIDYLDGLNPDQRRAVEHGQDASAIPGPLLVIAGAGSGKTNTLAHRVAHLLVRGTDPRRILLMTFTRRAAAEMTRRAEAIAAKALGANAAALAGGLEWAGTFHGVGARLLREYAHTIGLDPAFTIHDRSDSADLMNLVRHEMGFSRTEKRFPAKATCLAIYSRTVNAKAGLDEIVVRYFPWCASWQEELQALFAAYVEAKQAQGVLDYDDLLLWWAQMMTVPELAADIGARFDHVLVDEYQDTNGLQASILLALKPEGSGLTVVGDDAQSIYSFRSADVRNILDFPGHFTPPARLVTLEQNYRSTRPILAAANAVIDLAEERFTKNLWSQRGSGDRPSIVCVRDETDQARFVVERILENRESGTLLKSQAVLFRASHHSGPLEVELTSRNIPFVKFGGLKFLEAAHIKDVLSVLRFAENPRDRIAGFRVLQLIPGIGPANASRILEDMASGVGTLPAEPPLRVSPEDWRPFVDLMGGLRAGRVAWPADLEEARRWYQPHLDRLYEDASVRMTDLVQLQQIATGYPSRERFLTELTLDPPQATSDLADAPMLDEDYLILSTIHSAKGQEWKSVFVLNTVDGCIPSDLGVGSKDETEEERRLLYVAMTRARDSLDLIVPQRFYTSGQSGRGDRHVYAGRTRFIPDTILEHFTMTAWPVAEETGGTNSPITKPIDIGERMRSMWAQR
- a CDS encoding TetR/AcrR family transcriptional regulator, with translation MLTLRKLTAAPAIQSIPPFVSARLLTAAVYDTSVIYDIDVNYGPCQVGVMNNDADSQSFHLATVLAERVKAAARAPKRTRTRLGLLAATAAEMEIAGYHGLTTNGIVDRAGLARGTFYLYFANRAEAAFAVIRAFNALMRRKRPRGGKALPPFDAIYRMNLFYVDCYWRNAVLLAGKEALMRDKPEMARERDFLNHRWARAILRDLVQRTGASGSVGNDPSAVLAVRIVIAMADEILREAYIYRTPLLEPLTRDRDQFARVLSFVWYRAVFGCDPKGVEAPLPSIANLFETVSSAGYSAAPRR